In Clostridium sp. DL-VIII, the following proteins share a genomic window:
- a CDS encoding LytTR family DNA-binding domain-containing protein — translation MRLLDQIKIIIVEDEKISNDELKYIVSKDSRFRVAGQAYDGISALKLIESEEPEIVFIDINIPGKSGVELAEEIKVVLPDTIIIFLTAYDSYAVKAFELKIYDYILKPYDEKRIIESLNCALSTINSKNENNIVCILDKLDQAKSLKRIPCENNGRIILIDINKISFCYSEGEKNYIKADKEIYYTSKTLQELSEKTNFFRCHRSYIVNLEKVKEVYPWFNGTYKLIVDNTEKDEIPVSRSHVKEVKMALGL, via the coding sequence TTGAGATTATTAGATCAAATCAAAATAATAATAGTTGAGGATGAGAAAATATCTAATGATGAACTCAAATATATAGTATCAAAGGATAGCCGATTCAGAGTTGCAGGACAAGCATATGATGGAATAAGTGCATTAAAATTAATAGAAAGTGAAGAGCCGGAAATCGTTTTTATTGATATTAATATTCCAGGGAAAAGTGGGGTAGAGTTAGCAGAAGAAATAAAAGTAGTGTTACCAGATACAATTATAATTTTTCTAACAGCATATGATAGTTATGCGGTAAAAGCCTTTGAACTTAAAATATATGATTATATATTAAAGCCTTATGATGAAAAGAGGATAATAGAATCATTAAATTGTGCATTGAGTACCATCAATAGTAAAAATGAAAATAATATTGTCTGCATATTAGATAAATTAGATCAGGCTAAAAGTCTAAAAAGAATTCCGTGTGAAAATAATGGAAGGATAATTCTCATTGATATTAATAAGATTTCATTTTGCTATTCTGAAGGAGAAAAAAATTACATTAAAGCAGATAAAGAAATTTATTATACGTCAAAAACCTTACAGGAGTTATCTGAGAAAACTAATTTTTTCAGATGTCATAGAAGTTATATTGTTAACCTTGAGAAGGTAAAAGAAGTTTATCCATGGTTTAATGGAACTTATAAATTAATAGTTGATAATACCGAAAAAGATGAGATCCCAGTGAGTAGATCTCATGTAAAGGAAGTCAAAATGGCGTTAGGATTATAA
- a CDS encoding LytS/YhcK type 5TM receptor domain-containing protein produces MLMLNMLEKMALITVFTFIILQTSIMKHLVKDKYDRKDKAIIIIIFSILAILGTYFGIYITDNSLANSRPIGAIVAGYLGGPSIGIIVGCISGLHRYSFGGFTALACSLSTVVEGAIGGSFRLLFKKQRLSPLIAGLAAVIAEITQMIIILIFSSDLNAAIELEKTIALSMIIINPIGVFLIITAIKSSKRLVDDEVNLIKLKEENKVAELKALKAQIEPHFLFNSLNVISAYCRTDGEKAKDLILNLSNYFRSTLEIEGDFSTLEKELKLIKAYIAIEQARFSNRLLVKFSIDESLLNIKFPILLLQPIVENAIKHGILKKIDGGEVSISIRDNEDKIYIEISDNGVGFGYTEKSTSTGIGLENINNRLKFLYGEECKLNIVSSSNGSNVNFYIPR; encoded by the coding sequence ATGTTAATGTTAAATATGTTAGAAAAAATGGCACTTATAACAGTGTTTACATTTATTATCTTACAGACTAGTATTATGAAACATTTAGTAAAAGATAAGTATGATCGTAAGGATAAGGCAATCATTATCATTATATTTTCAATACTAGCTATTTTAGGAACTTATTTTGGTATATACATTACTGATAATTCATTAGCTAACAGCAGACCTATTGGAGCAATAGTAGCAGGATATTTAGGAGGGCCGAGTATTGGAATAATAGTAGGATGCATAAGTGGATTACATAGATATTCTTTTGGAGGATTTACAGCCTTAGCTTGTTCTCTATCAACTGTTGTGGAAGGCGCAATTGGAGGAAGTTTTAGGCTATTATTTAAGAAACAAAGATTAAGTCCATTGATTGCAGGATTAGCAGCAGTAATAGCGGAAATTACTCAAATGATTATTATTTTAATATTTTCAAGTGATCTAAATGCAGCAATAGAACTTGAAAAAACAATAGCTTTATCTATGATAATTATAAATCCAATAGGAGTTTTTTTAATAATTACAGCAATTAAAAGTTCAAAAAGATTAGTGGATGATGAAGTTAACCTAATTAAATTAAAGGAAGAAAATAAAGTAGCAGAATTAAAAGCTTTGAAAGCACAGATAGAGCCACACTTTCTATTTAATTCTCTCAATGTTATAAGTGCTTATTGTAGAACTGATGGTGAAAAAGCAAAAGATTTAATATTAAACCTTTCTAATTATTTTAGAAGCACTTTAGAAATAGAGGGGGATTTTTCTACATTGGAGAAAGAATTAAAGTTAATTAAAGCATATATAGCAATTGAACAAGCTAGATTTTCAAATAGATTATTGGTGAAATTCTCAATAGATGAAAGCCTGTTAAATATAAAATTTCCAATACTTTTACTTCAACCAATTGTAGAAAATGCTATTAAACACGGCATTTTAAAAAAAATTGATGGAGGAGAAGTATCAATTTCTATTAGAGATAATGAAGATAAAATTTATATTGAAATTAGTGATAATGGAGTGGGATTTGGATATACAGAGAAATCAACATCTACAGGAATTGGGCTTGAAAATATAAATAACAGACTTAAATTTTTATATGGAGAGGAATGCAAATTAAATATAGTAAGTTCAAGTAATGGCAGCAATGTTAACTTTTATATTCCGAGATAA
- a CDS encoding carbon starvation protein A: MNSIVLVIIGALILILGYRLYGAFIAAKVLALDETKKVPSEIYADGKDYVPTNKWVLLGHHFAAIAGAGPLIGPVLAAQFGYLPGALWILIGSVAAGAVHDIVMLFASVRFDGESIAEIAKRTLGKRIGFITSISVIFILIITMAGLGLPVVNSLYNSPWGTFTVGATIPIAIFVGIYLKYIRPGKIAEATVIGMVLIMLAVIFGPQIEGTALGHFLTLDIKQLSVILVIYGFCAAALPVWLLLLPRDYLSTYMKLGVIGALVVGIVLVRPNLQMPAITQYVSGGGPVVNGKVFPFLFITIACGALSGFHSLISTGTTPKLIKNEKDILPIGYGSMLLEAFVSLMALIAATALPTADYFAINSLPDVFAKLNLVPQDLGMLESLVGETLAGRPGGSVSLAVGMTYVFHNLPGASTLMSYWYHFCIMFEALFILTTIDSGTRIGRYLLQDLFGKMYKPLANRDSKFNLVFFSALMSITWGSLLYSGNISTIWPLFGVANQTLAAIAFAIGTSVLIEMGKKKYTPITILPMIFISITTSTASIENIFQNYIPNGKTTLTVLSFIILVMLIIILYECIKSWMKNWNKYSDDKITAAKNTI; this comes from the coding sequence ATGAATTCAATTGTTTTAGTAATTATAGGTGCATTAATTTTAATTCTTGGGTATAGACTTTACGGTGCTTTCATTGCTGCAAAGGTATTAGCTTTAGATGAAACTAAAAAAGTTCCATCTGAGATATATGCTGATGGAAAAGATTATGTACCAACAAATAAGTGGGTACTTTTAGGCCATCACTTTGCTGCTATTGCAGGTGCTGGACCTCTTATTGGTCCAGTTCTAGCAGCGCAATTCGGATATCTTCCTGGAGCCCTATGGATATTAATCGGTTCTGTTGCTGCAGGAGCAGTACATGATATAGTAATGCTATTTGCATCAGTGAGGTTTGATGGTGAATCTATAGCTGAAATTGCAAAGCGTACTTTAGGAAAAAGAATTGGTTTCATAACTTCTATTTCTGTTATTTTTATTCTTATAATTACAATGGCAGGTCTTGGTTTACCAGTTGTTAATTCTCTTTACAACAGTCCTTGGGGAACCTTCACTGTTGGTGCTACTATTCCAATTGCTATTTTTGTAGGTATATATTTAAAATATATCAGGCCTGGCAAAATAGCTGAAGCAACTGTGATAGGAATGGTATTAATAATGCTTGCTGTTATCTTTGGTCCACAAATTGAAGGAACAGCTCTTGGACATTTTTTAACTCTTGATATTAAGCAATTATCAGTAATACTAGTTATATACGGTTTCTGCGCTGCTGCTTTACCTGTATGGTTATTATTATTACCTCGTGATTATTTAAGTACTTATATGAAACTCGGAGTAATAGGGGCTTTAGTTGTTGGAATAGTATTAGTTAGACCTAATTTGCAAATGCCTGCAATAACTCAATATGTTAGCGGTGGTGGTCCCGTTGTAAATGGTAAAGTATTTCCATTTTTATTTATAACAATAGCTTGTGGAGCACTTTCTGGTTTTCACTCACTCATAAGCACAGGTACTACTCCAAAATTGATTAAAAATGAAAAAGATATCCTTCCAATAGGCTATGGCTCGATGCTCCTTGAAGCCTTTGTATCCTTAATGGCTTTGATTGCTGCTACTGCTCTACCTACTGCTGATTATTTTGCAATAAATTCTTTGCCTGATGTTTTTGCTAAATTAAATTTAGTTCCTCAAGATCTAGGAATGCTTGAAAGTCTAGTTGGTGAAACACTTGCAGGAAGACCTGGAGGTTCTGTATCTTTAGCTGTTGGTATGACATATGTATTTCATAATTTACCTGGTGCATCAACCCTAATGTCTTACTGGTATCATTTTTGCATAATGTTTGAAGCATTATTTATACTAACAACAATAGATTCAGGTACAAGAATAGGAAGATACTTATTACAAGATCTTTTTGGTAAAATGTACAAACCATTGGCTAATAGAGACTCAAAATTCAATCTTGTTTTCTTTAGTGCTTTAATGTCCATCACATGGGGATCATTGCTTTATAGCGGCAATATTTCGACTATCTGGCCATTATTTGGAGTAGCTAATCAGACACTTGCTGCAATAGCCTTTGCAATTGGTACATCTGTACTTATTGAAATGGGAAAGAAGAAATATACTCCTATAACAATATTGCCTATGATATTTATTTCAATAACAACATCAACAGCTTCCATTGAGAATATATTTCAAAATTATATTCCAAACGGAAAGACTACTTTAACTGTTTTATCCTTTATAATACTTGTTATGCTAATCATTATTTTATATGAATGCATTAAATCTTGGATGAAAAACTGGAATAAATACTCTGATGATAAAATAACCGCTGCTAAAAATACTATATAG
- a CDS encoding ISL3 family transposase, producing MQLQDITNILNLQGINVINFIYGFEDRICIEIQPTEYTQPCPCCKSFKIIRRGSSGIRRVRHLPIFQNEVILKVPKIRMSCKDCNASFSWQYSFLTGKSRYTNEFQEFIATKVPGATVIHCARTLKIPYSTVERIYKNYIDYVVPQLQAKVILESSNTNKLILGMDDFAIRKGHSYNTGIHDLRNGTLLEIIPGRKLEELRSHKTVNPELFELRPFAIVMDLAPYYHTFAKEVYPDAIRIADRFHVNSYTMEALRGVRKRISCDLTPAARTVLKRNKSVLEKRNEYLTSKEVEMLQQLLSLSPDLKAVYEWKEELIEWYDCCSSVIQATNVFDKWCKKGHSLNIPEVERALVTFENWRQEIINYHHCRYTNAAVEGRNGKIKAIQRRHYFTRNKDYYKGRILLECNNHFLTA from the coding sequence ATGCAATTACAGGATATCACTAATATATTAAATTTACAAGGAATAAATGTTATCAATTTTATCTATGGTTTTGAAGATAGAATTTGTATTGAAATCCAACCTACAGAATATACTCAACCTTGTCCGTGCTGTAAGAGTTTTAAAATAATAAGACGAGGCTCATCTGGAATTAGAAGAGTAAGGCATCTTCCTATATTTCAAAACGAGGTAATATTAAAGGTTCCTAAAATAAGAATGTCCTGTAAGGATTGTAATGCCTCTTTTTCATGGCAATATTCATTCCTGACTGGAAAGAGTCGTTATACTAATGAATTTCAAGAGTTTATTGCAACTAAAGTACCAGGAGCAACGGTTATTCACTGTGCTAGAACATTGAAAATACCATATTCTACAGTTGAAAGAATATATAAAAATTATATTGACTATGTTGTTCCACAATTGCAAGCAAAAGTTATATTAGAAAGTTCTAACACTAACAAGCTTATACTTGGAATGGATGATTTTGCTATAAGGAAAGGACATAGTTATAATACTGGAATTCATGACCTTCGTAACGGAACATTACTTGAAATAATTCCAGGAAGAAAACTTGAAGAGCTTAGAAGTCATAAGACTGTAAATCCAGAACTTTTTGAGCTCCGACCTTTTGCTATAGTAATGGATTTGGCTCCATATTATCACACATTTGCAAAAGAAGTATACCCAGATGCTATACGTATTGCGGATAGGTTTCATGTTAATAGCTATACTATGGAAGCTCTTAGAGGCGTAAGAAAACGCATAAGTTGTGATTTAACTCCTGCGGCACGGACAGTATTGAAAAGAAATAAATCAGTACTTGAAAAACGGAATGAATATCTTACATCAAAAGAGGTTGAGATGCTCCAGCAGTTGTTGTCATTATCACCTGACCTAAAAGCAGTATATGAGTGGAAAGAGGAACTTATTGAGTGGTATGACTGTTGTTCAAGTGTTATACAGGCAACAAATGTATTTGATAAATGGTGTAAAAAAGGACATTCACTAAATATACCTGAGGTAGAACGTGCTTTGGTTACTTTTGAAAACTGGAGACAAGAAATAATTAACTATCATCATTGTAGATATACCAATGCCGCTGTTGAAGGTAGAAACGGTAAAATTAAAGCAATTCAACGCAGACACTATTTTACAAGGAATAAAGACTACTACAAAGGAAGAATTTTATTAGAATGTAATAACCATTTCTTGACAGCTTAA
- a CDS encoding deoxyribonuclease IV, producing MLKIGCHLSASKGFKNMGEEIIKLGGNTFQFFTRNPRGSKAKAIDEKDVEEFLKLAKENNFVTILAHAPYTLNPCSADENTRSFAREIMEDDLVRMEYIPNNFYNFHPGSHVKQGTEIGIKYISDMLNSVLKPEQTTTVLLETMAGKGTEIGRTFDELQEILSRVELSDKMGVCLDTCHVYDGGYDIVNNLDSVLEEFDKKIGLNKLCAIHLNDSMNPFESHKDRHQKIGEGSIGIEGIKNIINHPKLCNLPFFLETPNELEGYAKEIELLKSLYKM from the coding sequence ATGTTAAAGATAGGATGTCATTTATCAGCATCAAAAGGTTTTAAAAATATGGGAGAAGAAATTATTAAGCTAGGAGGGAATACATTTCAATTTTTTACTCGTAATCCAAGAGGAAGTAAAGCAAAAGCAATTGATGAAAAGGATGTAGAAGAATTCCTAAAATTAGCTAAGGAAAATAATTTTGTTACAATACTAGCTCATGCACCATACACTCTAAATCCTTGTTCTGCAGATGAAAACACAAGAAGTTTCGCAAGAGAAATTATGGAAGATGATTTAGTAAGAATGGAATACATACCAAATAACTTTTATAATTTTCATCCAGGAAGCCATGTTAAACAAGGAACAGAAATTGGAATTAAATATATATCAGATATGTTAAATTCAGTATTAAAACCAGAGCAGACAACAACTGTTTTACTTGAAACAATGGCAGGGAAAGGTACTGAAATTGGACGTACATTTGATGAATTGCAAGAGATTTTAAGCAGGGTAGAACTATCAGATAAGATGGGTGTCTGTCTTGATACTTGTCATGTGTATGATGGAGGATATGACATTGTAAATAACCTAGATAGTGTATTAGAAGAATTTGATAAAAAGATTGGATTAAATAAATTATGTGCAATACATCTAAATGACAGTATGAATCCATTTGAAAGTCATAAGGATAGGCACCAAAAAATAGGAGAAGGCTCTATTGGGATAGAAGGAATTAAAAATATTATTAATCATCCAAAACTTTGCAATCTGCCATTTTTTCTTGAAACACCAAATGAGTTAGAAGGTTATGCAAAGGAAATAGAGCTATTAAAGAGTCTTTATAAAATGTAA
- a CDS encoding DUF362 domain-containing protein, whose translation MEKSKVYFTNMKVTGNENLLQKLKRLVKAAGIDQIDFDKKYTAIKIHFGEPGNLAFLRPNFAKVIVDSVKELGGMPFLTDCNTLYVGGRKNALDHLNSAYTNGFSPFSTGCHILIGDGLKGTDEALVPVIGGEYVKEAKIGHAIMDADVFISLNHFKGHELTGFGGALKNIGMGCGSRAGKMEMHSSGKPSVSQDKCVGCGMCAKNCAHSAITLEEKKASINHDKCTGCGRCIGSCPMDAVMPASDESNDILNKKIAEYAWAVLNGRPNFHISLVIDVSPYCDCHAENDVPIVPDVGMFASFDPVALDIACADAVNNQPVMSGSLLEKNGCEHHDHFTDVSPETDWKVAVDYAVKLGLGNKEYELITI comes from the coding sequence ATGGAGAAGTCAAAAGTTTATTTTACTAATATGAAAGTAACTGGAAATGAAAATTTATTACAGAAATTAAAACGTTTAGTTAAAGCTGCAGGAATTGATCAAATTGACTTTGATAAAAAATACACAGCAATCAAAATTCATTTTGGAGAGCCTGGAAATTTAGCATTTTTACGTCCCAACTTTGCTAAAGTTATAGTGGATTCTGTTAAAGAATTAGGCGGAATGCCATTTTTGACAGATTGTAATACTTTATATGTAGGTGGAAGAAAAAATGCTCTTGATCATTTGAATTCTGCTTATACAAATGGATTTAGCCCTTTTTCAACAGGCTGTCATATATTAATAGGCGATGGATTAAAGGGTACCGATGAAGCTTTAGTTCCTGTTATTGGTGGGGAATATGTAAAAGAAGCTAAAATAGGACATGCTATTATGGATGCAGATGTATTTATTTCTTTAAATCATTTTAAAGGACATGAATTAACTGGATTTGGTGGAGCTTTGAAAAACATAGGTATGGGCTGCGGTTCACGTGCTGGAAAAATGGAAATGCATAGCAGCGGAAAGCCAAGTGTTTCTCAAGATAAATGTGTTGGTTGTGGAATGTGTGCTAAGAATTGCGCACATAGTGCAATTACTCTTGAGGAGAAAAAAGCTTCCATTAATCACGATAAGTGTACTGGCTGCGGACGATGTATAGGCTCTTGTCCTATGGATGCTGTTATGCCTGCATCAGATGAATCTAATGACATATTAAATAAAAAAATAGCTGAATATGCTTGGGCAGTATTAAATGGAAGACCAAATTTCCATATTAGTTTGGTAATTGATGTATCTCCATATTGTGATTGTCATGCAGAAAATGATGTACCAATTGTTCCTGATGTTGGAATGTTCGCATCTTTTGATCCGGTTGCCTTGGATATTGCATGTGCTGATGCAGTAAACAATCAGCCTGTAATGAGTGGAAGCCTTCTTGAGAAAAATGGTTGTGAGCATCATGACCACTTTACTGATGTCAGCCCTGAAACTGATTGGAAGGTTGCAGTCGATTATGCAGTAAAATTAGGACTTGGAAATAAAGAGTATGAACTTATTACAATATAA
- a CDS encoding helix-turn-helix domain-containing protein, which translates to MNKNYDCKHLTTTQRIVIEKGLLDGESFAAIARKIKKHPSTVAKEVKKYRFFPERDGAKAKLACALKKNCQIRFLCERKDCVKLCKSCYNPSREADCKELCPDYTIKVCPKIQKAPYVCNGCQKIKRCTLQHALYSAQRADMASQELLVSCRDGINQSPADITILDNIISPLLKQGQSVAHIYAHHGHEIPCCRRTLYNYIDKGVFTAKNIDLRRRVRYKCKERKKGTRISLSAREFRIGRTYDDFSTLLKTKPESQVVEMDTVEGGRGNSKQVFLTMLFRNCSLMLIFALAEKTQECVIEVFDLLSEKLGIKIFNELFPVILTDNGTD; encoded by the coding sequence GTGAATAAGAATTATGATTGTAAACATCTAACAACAACTCAACGCATTGTGATTGAAAAAGGTCTATTAGACGGTGAATCCTTTGCTGCTATCGCTAGAAAGATAAAAAAACATCCTAGCACTGTTGCAAAAGAAGTTAAAAAATATCGTTTTTTTCCTGAGAGAGATGGAGCTAAAGCAAAGCTTGCATGTGCCCTCAAAAAAAACTGTCAGATTCGCTTCTTATGTGAAAGAAAGGATTGCGTTAAACTCTGCAAGAGCTGCTATAATCCGTCCCGCGAAGCAGACTGTAAAGAACTTTGTCCTGATTACACTATAAAAGTATGTCCTAAAATTCAAAAAGCTCCTTATGTCTGCAACGGTTGCCAAAAGATTAAAAGGTGTACACTTCAACACGCACTTTATTCTGCACAACGGGCTGATATGGCTTCTCAGGAACTTTTAGTTTCATGCAGAGACGGAATTAATCAATCTCCAGCTGACATCACTATACTAGATAATATAATTTCACCTTTGCTTAAACAAGGACAATCAGTCGCTCATATTTATGCCCATCACGGTCACGAAATACCTTGCTGCCGCAGGACGCTTTATAACTATATCGATAAAGGTGTTTTTACCGCTAAGAACATTGATTTAAGGCGTCGCGTACGCTACAAATGTAAGGAACGTAAAAAAGGTACAAGGATTAGCCTTTCTGCAAGGGAATTTCGTATAGGTCGCACTTATGACGACTTTTCTACCCTACTTAAAACCAAACCAGAATCTCAGGTTGTAGAAATGGACACTGTGGAGGGCGGTCGTGGGAACAGCAAACAAGTCTTTTTAACCATGCTTTTCCGCAACTGTTCTCTAATGCTAATTTTTGCACTTGCTGAAAAAACTCAAGAGTGTGTAATTGAGGTATTTGATCTACTTTCTGAAAAGCTTGGAATCAAAATATTTAACGAGCTTTTTCCAGTCATTCTGACTGATAATGGCACTGATTGA